The genomic window TCAACGTGGCGCAACGCGAAGCATTGCTTCCGACCGAACCTGAGCGCGAGCGCATTCTCGCCATCACTCCGCTCTTTCACGTCTATGCCGTGGCCATGGGACTTTATCTCGCCGCCTATTGCCGGAGCGCGTTGTTCATCCTCCCTCGCTACCGAGCCGATCTTGTGCTCGAGGCAATTGAAAATAACAGGATTACATTATTGTCCGGCAGCCCAACGATCTACACGGGATTGTTGGCGCATGAGCGTTTCGGCGCAACCGATTTGAGTTCGCTGCGACTGTGTTTCTCCGGCGCATCGGCGCTTTCGGAGGAGACGTTGCGTCGCTGGGAGGCCGCTACGGCATGCCCGGTCTGCGAAGGTTATGGTCAAAGCGAAGCCGGACCTGTGCTCACCTTCAATCCCCGCAATGGCCGGCGCAAGGCTGGATCGGTCGGCGTGGTCGTTCCGGCGACGAATATCCAGATTGTCGATGCAGCGACCGGTACACGCGCGCTCGGTATTGGCGAGGCGGGTGAGATACGTGCGCGCGGGCCGCAGATCATGCGTGGCTATCGCGGTCTTGCCAGGGAAACTGACGAGGCATTGCGCGACGGCTGGCTCTATACTGGAGATATCGGCGAACTTGACGCGGACGGTTATCTCTATATCCGCGACCGCAAGAAGGACATGGTGATCGTCAGCGGGTTCAACGTCTATCCGCGCGAAGTCGAGGAAGTTCTTTACGCTCATCCCGCCGTGCTAGAGGCCGCGGTTGTCGGCGTGCCTGATTCCTATCGCGGTGAAGCACTGGTCGGATTTGTCGTTCCGGCCGGGCTGCCGGCGCAACCCGATGACCTGCGTGCCTATCTTGCTGAGCGACTCGTGCACTACAAGGTCCCGTGCGAAATCCGTATCGTCGAGTCGCTCCCGAAGACGACAGTCGGGAAGGTCGACAAGAGACTATTGCGGGGAATGAGCAGCAATCCCTAGGCTTGGACAGACAAAGGTCGGCGGCGACCTAACGCCAAGCGCAATCACATCCGCAATGATGACGTCGTTCGCGATCCGGTGAGTGACGTAGTGAGTGCTGCAGTCGGGACTGCTGATGGCTTGCCGCGCAGCTGTCTGGCAAACGCGTTCAACTTACCGATCACGGCAAAAAGGTCTCTATTTTATCCGGACCATAGTGGCGCTCCCTAGGGGACTGCGCAGAGCTATATAAATCAAGAGCTTATGGAAAAGTGGGACACGACATCGTTCCACGTAATTCCAATGCTTTTTGCCCTTAGTGTCCCACCGATGTCGCGCTGCTAATCTAATCAATTAACCTCGTGTACACGCGAATCACGCAGACTCGCCATTGTCCACGATTGCAGCCCGGCGCCGAAAGGCGGCCGGGTTTTTCGTTTGGAATATCCCGTGACTGACACCACCCAAGCGCTAGAAGCCGCCAATCGTATCGCGGATATGATCGAAGCGGAGGAAACCGCTTCAGATGCCCCGGCAGCCGCTGAGCGGCCGTCTGCAGCCGAAAGCGATGCGCCCGCCACGCCACGAGCAATGGGTTTTGATGTTGCGGAAATCAACCGCGAGCACGCGCTTGTCCTGATGGGGTCCAAGGCCGTTGTCGTGAAAGAGCAGCCGGCCGGACCGATCGAAGATCGGGTCCGCGTCCTGTCCATTGAGGCGTTTCGGGCGTGGTACAGCAATCGTCCGACCGAGGTGGTTGGATCAGATGGGAAGATCAAGGCGACGAACTGGGGCGCGGCCTGGCTTACCCATAAACGCCGCCGGCAATATGCCGGGATCGAGTTTTTTCCCAATCCGGACGGCGCCGAAGGCACACACGACTATCTCAATCTATGGCGCGGCTATGGAGTCGAGTCTGCTAGAGCGGGAAGTTACGCGATCTTTCGCGATCATCTGTTCAACAACGTGTGCGACGGCGATCCCGAGATATTTGCTTACGTGTGGGCGTGGTTTGCTCACATTTTTCAGAGGCCGCGTGAGCGCATTGGGACGGCGCTCGTCCTGAGGGGGCGCATGGGTTCCGGAAAAACAAAGGTTGGCGAGGTCATCGGCTCGCTGATCCCGGCCCACTATTTCATGGTTGACGATCCGCGATACATCGTGGGCCAATTCAACGCTCACATGGCTAGTTGCCTCTTGCTGCAAGCGGAGGAGGCGGTTTGGGCCGGCGACAAGCATGCCGAAGGCCGATTGAAAGGCTTGATCACCGCAGAATCGCAGATGATCGAGAGCAAGGGAATCGATCCGATCCGCATCAAGAATTACGTGCGCTTGATGATGACCAGCAATGAGGATTGGGTTGTTCCGGCTGGAAAGGATGAGCGGCGATTCTGTGTGCTTGATGTTCACCCGCGCTGCGCCCAAAATCATCATTACTTTCGCGAGATGGATGAAGAACTGAACGCGGGTGGACGCGAGGCGCTGTTGCGCGACCTTCTAGATTTCGATCTCAGTACCGTCAATCTTCGCCAGATTCCGCGCACACGCGCGCTCTTGGAGCAAAAGGTTCGATCTTTCGATTCAGTCGAGAGCTGGTGGTACAATCGACTCATGGACGGCTCGCCGGTTCGGTCGCTGGATGGCTGGCCGAGTGAAATCGCAATCTCTGCCGTGTTTGACGACTATATCAAAACCTCCGATACGATCGGCGTCGGACGCAAGCGCGATCCGGCGACGTTCGGATTAAAGCTTGCGAAACTTGTGCCGGGTATTGGCAGGACGCGCCCGCGTCGCGAGGGGGATGATGGCGCCGAGCGGCGGATATGGTGCTATTCCTTGCCGCCGCTGGACGCCTGTCGCGATGCGTTCGAGGATGCGATCGGACAGTCAATCGATTGGCCGGCTTTCCAAGCGGGCGAGAGCGAAGCGCCGGCGCAGGAAGATGATCTGGACGCCGTTCCGGTCTAGGCGGTCTGGGCGCGCTTTTGTCGCATAGACCGAAACTAAGCCAATAAAATCACGGGTTGGTCCTAGCGGTCCTAGCGGTCCTAGGAGACTCGCGTGCGTGTGAGAGGTGCAGACGATGGATGGCACCGCTCCGTCCGCGATCCTACTAGTTTTTGAAAATACCTAGACCACTAGGACCGCTAGGACCAAGCGGCGCAGCATAAGGGTTTCCTTTGGTCTGGGCATTCCATCGATGCCTAGACCGCTAGGACCAAAGCAAGAAAGAGGTAGTGATGACTAATCCCACACAGGAGCAGATCGTAAGCGACAAGGACATCCCATCTAGCGTAGCGGGTGGCAAAGGAGCGATGGTGGCCCTGCTATTGCGAGCGGGGTGTCAATTTTCATGTCTACGCCTATGCCTGGAGATAGAAGCTTTCAGTTGATCGAGGCGGTTGCGGATCGCATCGAGGGTGCGCCAGTGGCGGGGCGCCGGCGCTGGTCGGATGCCTTCAAGGCGGAGATGGCGGCGCGGAGTTGTGAACCGGGCGCGAACGTTTCGGCGCTGGCCCGGGAGATCGGAATCAGCCCGTCGCAGTTGTTTGGATGGCGTTCGGTTTTGGTCCGGAAAGGCGCAATTGAGCGCCGTGACGCGGCGGGTTGCGGGGTCAGCTGTGAGCCGCAAAGGGCGCCGTCGCGGGTCATTGAGATCGACGTCAACGGCATGACGGTTCGCGCTGACGCGGATGTTGACGAAGCACATTTGCGGCGTTTTCTGCGCACGGTGCGTTCGGCATGATCCCGGCAGGCGTAAAGGTTTATCTGGCGAGCCACCCGGTCGACTTCCGCAAAGGAATCGATGGTTTGCTGGCGCTGGTGCGGGATGCTGGCTCGGATCCGTTCGATGGCGCACTGTATGTGTTCCGGGCGAAACGGGCGGACCGGATCAAGATCGTGTGGTGGGACGGCAGTGGCGCGTGTTTGTATTTGAAGCGGCTGGAGAAGGCACGATTTGTCTGGCCGCCGATCGGCCATCATCGGGTCCAGCTGCATCATGCCCAATTGATGGCTTTGGTCGACGGGATGGATTGGAAGCGGGTCCAGGCGACACCGATGGTGCGTCCGGAATCAGTCGGCTAGATATCGCTGCGGCACAGTGAATCAGGCCGCGAAAGCAGCGGGCAAACCATCGCCGGGTGTGCTCTGATTGGACATGGGGTCCCCTGAACCTGAGCTTCCGGATGACGTCGATGCGCTGAAGGCGATGATCCTCGCCATGGATGCGCAGCGGGCGCAGGTCGAGGCGCGGAATGTCGAACTCGAACAGCGCAACACCCATCTTGAGGCGATGACCAAAGCCGCCGACGAGCGCATTGCGCGGCTGACGGCGACGATCAAGGTCCTGGAACGGGGCCGCTTCGGTCGCCGCTCCGAACGGCTGGGCGCCGATGCGCTGAGCGAAGAGCAGTACGCGTTGGTGTTCGATGAGATCGCAACCGGCGTGGCGGCGATCAGGGCGCAACTCGCCAAGGCGGCGGGACCGTCGAAGAACCCGCGTGCACCGCGTCCACGCAAGAACTTTTCCGATCATCTCGAGCGAGTCGAGATCGTGATCGAGCCCGAGGTCCCGGTCGGTTGCGAGGGGCTGGAGCGTATTCTGATCGGCGAGGACGTCTCCGAACGGCTCGACGTGACGCCGGCGAAGTTCCGGGTGATCGTCACGCGCCGTCCCAGATACGTCTACAAGGGCTGGGATGGGGTTGCGCAGGCGGCTGCGCCCGCCCGCATCATCGAGAGCGGCATTCCGACGGAGGCGCTGCT from Pseudorhodoplanes sp. includes these protein-coding regions:
- a CDS encoding AMP-binding protein, encoding MTAQMPFAHETVVHMLRDAALRSPDATALVCEGERLSYGEYATCVAGLAQELSALGAAGGRVALLMANSIDIAVATFAVQSAGAQVVPLNPAYTSHELAPILQNAAPTVLIHDTAIADMIEDLAQRVALPQRIAVGPCAQRFTEWRARTDLARTIQLPDPDSLSTLQYTGGTTGRPKGADLSHRSISINVAQREALLPTEPERERILAITPLFHVYAVAMGLYLAAYCRSALFILPRYRADLVLEAIENNRITLLSGSPTIYTGLLAHERFGATDLSSLRLCFSGASALSEETLRRWEAATACPVCEGYGQSEAGPVLTFNPRNGRRKAGSVGVVVPATNIQIVDAATGTRALGIGEAGEIRARGPQIMRGYRGLARETDEALRDGWLYTGDIGELDADGYLYIRDRKKDMVIVSGFNVYPREVEEVLYAHPAVLEAAVVGVPDSYRGEALVGFVVPAGLPAQPDDLRAYLAERLVHYKVPCEIRIVESLPKTTVGKVDKRLLRGMSSNP
- a CDS encoding DUF5906 domain-containing protein, whose amino-acid sequence is MTDTTQALEAANRIADMIEAEETASDAPAAAERPSAAESDAPATPRAMGFDVAEINREHALVLMGSKAVVVKEQPAGPIEDRVRVLSIEAFRAWYSNRPTEVVGSDGKIKATNWGAAWLTHKRRRQYAGIEFFPNPDGAEGTHDYLNLWRGYGVESARAGSYAIFRDHLFNNVCDGDPEIFAYVWAWFAHIFQRPRERIGTALVLRGRMGSGKTKVGEVIGSLIPAHYFMVDDPRYIVGQFNAHMASCLLLQAEEAVWAGDKHAEGRLKGLITAESQMIESKGIDPIRIKNYVRLMMTSNEDWVVPAGKDERRFCVLDVHPRCAQNHHYFREMDEELNAGGREALLRDLLDFDLSTVNLRQIPRTRALLEQKVRSFDSVESWWYNRLMDGSPVRSLDGWPSEIAISAVFDDYIKTSDTIGVGRKRDPATFGLKLAKLVPGIGRTRPRREGDDGAERRIWCYSLPPLDACRDAFEDAIGQSIDWPAFQAGESEAPAQEDDLDAVPV
- a CDS encoding transposase — encoded protein: MIEAVADRIEGAPVAGRRRWSDAFKAEMAARSCEPGANVSALAREIGISPSQLFGWRSVLVRKGAIERRDAAGCGVSCEPQRAPSRVIEIDVNGMTVRADADVDEAHLRRFLRTVRSA
- the tnpB gene encoding IS66 family insertion sequence element accessory protein TnpB (TnpB, as the term is used for proteins encoded by IS66 family insertion elements, is considered an accessory protein, since TnpC, encoded by a neighboring gene, is a DDE family transposase.), which translates into the protein MIPAGVKVYLASHPVDFRKGIDGLLALVRDAGSDPFDGALYVFRAKRADRIKIVWWDGSGACLYLKRLEKARFVWPPIGHHRVQLHHAQLMALVDGMDWKRVQATPMVRPESVG